The following are encoded in a window of Helicobacter ganmani genomic DNA:
- a CDS encoding malate dehydrogenase, with the protein MERVKKVGIIGAGNVGSTLAYILSATTPYEIVLQDKDKDRARGMLLDMFQASCVGTKFTKLGVIASPKDLKGCDVIVIAAGSPRLPGMSRNDLLFANAKVISEISQNIKENSPEAIVVLITNPLDAMVYTALKETGFNPKQIMGMAGVLDSARMVSFIYEKLQCAPGQIMAPVMGGHGDEMVPLPRFSMVNGVPLTELLSQNEIEEIVRRTRNAGAEIVNCLKKGSAYFAPARAAAEMVRAIMSDSHKILPCSVLLQGEYGYNDVVGGVPVELGIHGIERIVELQLNTEEKTQFERSINSVKSLIEALKNEYF; encoded by the coding sequence ATGGAAAGAGTTAAAAAAGTCGGAATTATCGGGGCGGGCAATGTAGGCTCTACTCTAGCTTACATTCTCTCTGCTACAACACCTTATGAAATTGTTTTGCAAGACAAAGACAAAGACCGTGCAAGAGGAATGCTACTTGATATGTTTCAAGCTTCTTGTGTAGGCACGAAATTCACCAAACTTGGCGTCATCGCATCGCCTAAAGATTTAAAAGGCTGTGATGTGATTGTGATTGCCGCTGGTTCGCCACGCCTACCCGGAATGAGTCGCAACGACTTGCTTTTTGCTAACGCCAAAGTCATTAGTGAAATTTCCCAAAATATCAAAGAAAATTCACCCGAAGCCATTGTGGTTTTGATTACCAACCCGCTAGATGCGATGGTTTATACTGCTTTAAAGGAAACAGGATTCAATCCCAAGCAAATTATGGGAATGGCTGGTGTGCTAGATAGCGCAAGAATGGTAAGTTTTATTTACGAAAAATTACAATGCGCACCGGGTCAGATTATGGCACCTGTTATGGGCGGACACGGAGATGAAATGGTGCCACTTCCTCGTTTTTCTATGGTAAATGGTGTGCCGCTTACTGAATTATTAAGCCAAAATGAAATAGAAGAAATTGTGCGACGCACAAGAAATGCGGGAGCAGAGATTGTGAATTGCCTCAAGAAAGGTTCAGCTTATTTTGCCCCTGCAAGAGCAGCAGCAGAAATGGTTAGGGCAATTATGAGTGATAGCCATAAGATCCTGCCTTGTTCTGTATTGTTGCAGGGTGAATATGGTTATAATGATGTTGTGGGTGGTGTTCCGGTAGAACTTGGAATCCACGGAATTGAACGCATTGTAGAATTGCAATTAAATACAGAGGAAAAAACACAATTTGAACGTTCTATTAATTCAGTGAAAAGCTTGATTGAGGCTTTAAAAAATGAATACTTCTAA
- a CDS encoding 4Fe-4S binding protein, whose protein sequence is MGLLQAPNNTPVWVNENRCKACDLCVSVCPTGTLAMRLDEHRVLGKMVEVLHPESCIGCQECELHCPDFAIAVADRKEFKFAKLTDEAKQRAEAIKANGYMVV, encoded by the coding sequence ATGGGATTACTACAAGCCCCCAACAATACACCGGTTTGGGTTAATGAAAATCGTTGCAAGGCGTGTGATTTATGTGTGTCTGTTTGTCCAACAGGCACACTTGCTATGCGTTTAGATGAACACAGAGTTTTAGGCAAAATGGTAGAAGTACTTCACCCTGAAAGCTGTATTGGTTGTCAAGAATGCGAATTGCATTGTCCTGATTTTGCTATCGCAGTTGCAGATAGAAAAGAGTTTAAATTTGCAAAATTAACCGATGAAGCAAAACAAAGAGCCGAAGCGATTAAAGCAAATGGCTATATGGTTGTATAA
- a CDS encoding 2-oxoglutarate synthase subunit alpha produces MSRELISSGNELVAHAAIDAGCKFFGGYPITPSSEVAHEMSVLLPRENGSFIQMEDEIAGISVALGASMSGVKSMTATSGPGISLKAEQIGLSFMAEVPLVIVNVMRGGPSTGLPTRVAQGDVAQAAHPTHGDYQSIALCPGSLEEAYTETFRAFNLAEKFMTPVFLLLDETLGHMHGKAIVPDLNEMQEKIINRRVYSGDKNSYKPYDVPQDEPAILNPFFKGYRYHITGLHHGPTGFPTEDAVLSQQLIDRLFNKILSKKQEIVTYEEYKLEDAEILLIAYGSTSRSAKEAVDRLRNEGKKVGLFRPITLWPSPSEELAKLGKKFNKILVAELNKGQYVKEVELAMKKEVALLAKANGRPLSPMEIMSKIKEL; encoded by the coding sequence GTGAGTAGAGAATTAATTTCAAGCGGAAATGAATTGGTTGCACACGCAGCGATTGACGCAGGCTGTAAGTTTTTTGGTGGTTATCCTATCACACCTTCTAGCGAAGTGGCTCACGAGATGAGCGTATTGCTTCCAAGAGAAAATGGAAGTTTTATTCAAATGGAAGATGAGATTGCTGGAATCTCTGTTGCTTTAGGTGCTTCTATGAGTGGGGTAAAGTCTATGACAGCAACTTCAGGACCGGGAATCTCCTTAAAAGCTGAACAAATTGGGCTTAGCTTTATGGCAGAAGTACCTTTGGTAATTGTCAATGTTATGCGCGGAGGACCATCTACAGGACTTCCAACACGGGTAGCACAAGGAGATGTCGCGCAAGCAGCACACCCAACACACGGAGATTACCAATCCATTGCTTTATGCCCTGGTAGCCTAGAAGAAGCCTATACAGAGACTTTTCGCGCGTTTAACTTAGCAGAAAAGTTTATGACACCCGTCTTTTTACTTTTAGATGAAACACTAGGACATATGCACGGCAAAGCAATTGTGCCTGATTTGAATGAAATGCAAGAAAAAATAATCAATCGTCGTGTTTATAGTGGAGATAAAAACTCCTATAAACCTTACGATGTGCCTCAAGATGAACCTGCGATTCTTAATCCTTTCTTCAAAGGTTATCGCTACCATATTACAGGACTTCATCACGGACCAACAGGCTTCCCCACAGAAGATGCTGTGCTTTCACAACAATTAATTGATAGGCTTTTCAACAAAATTTTAAGCAAAAAGCAAGAAATTGTAACTTATGAAGAATATAAGCTAGAAGATGCTGAGATTCTTTTAATTGCTTATGGTTCTACTTCAAGAAGTGCAAAAGAAGCTGTGGATAGATTACGAAATGAAGGGAAAAAAGTCGGATTGTTTAGACCTATCACACTTTGGCCTTCCCCTAGTGAAGAGCTTGCAAAACTAGGCAAAAAATTTAACAAGATTCTAGTAGCAGAACTCAATAAAGGACAATATGTCAAAGAAGTGGAACTTGCAATGAAAAAAGAAGTTGCGTTACTTGCAAAAGCAAATGGACGCCCGCTATCCCCAATGGAAATTATGAGCAAAATTAAGGAGTTATAA
- a CDS encoding 2-oxoglutarate ferredoxin oxidoreductase subunit beta, whose translation MAFNYDEYLRVDKMPTLWCWGCGDGVILKSIVRAIDKLGWNMDDVCLVSGIGCSGRVSSYVNCNTVHTTHGRTLAYATGIKLANPTKKVIVVGGDGDGLAIGGNHTIHACRRNIDINYVLINNFIYGLTNSQTSPTTPKGMWTVTAQYGNVDPEFDPCKLAIAAGASFVARESVLDPKKLEKALVEGFSNEGFSFFDIFSNCHVNLGRKNKMGEAIDTLKWIESRIISKKKYEELSEEERIGKYPTGILHHDTNKLEYCKAYQQVQEKAQAKKGGAK comes from the coding sequence ATGGCATTTAATTATGATGAATACTTAAGAGTGGATAAAATGCCAACACTTTGGTGTTGGGGTTGCGGTGATGGCGTAATCTTAAAATCAATTGTTCGTGCGATTGATAAATTAGGCTGGAATATGGACGATGTCTGCTTGGTTAGCGGAATCGGTTGTAGCGGACGCGTTTCCTCTTATGTAAATTGCAATACCGTGCATACAACACATGGTAGAACACTTGCGTATGCCACAGGTATTAAACTAGCAAATCCTACCAAAAAGGTGATTGTTGTGGGTGGAGATGGTGATGGTTTAGCAATCGGTGGAAATCACACAATCCACGCTTGCAGAAGAAATATTGATATTAATTATGTCTTAATCAATAACTTTATTTATGGTTTGACAAATTCTCAAACTTCGCCCACTACTCCCAAAGGAATGTGGACTGTAACCGCGCAATATGGCAATGTAGATCCAGAATTTGACCCGTGCAAACTTGCTATTGCAGCAGGCGCAAGCTTCGTCGCAAGAGAATCTGTGCTAGACCCCAAAAAGCTAGAGAAAGCTTTGGTAGAGGGATTCTCCAATGAGGGCTTCAGTTTCTTTGATATTTTTAGCAACTGCCATGTCAATCTTGGTAGAAAAAATAAAATGGGAGAAGCAATTGACACCCTTAAATGGATTGAAAGCCGTATCATTTCTAAGAAAAAATATGAAGAATTAAGCGAAGAGGAAAGAATCGGAAAATATCCAACAGGAATCTTACACCACGATACAAACAAATTGGAATACTGCAAGGCTTATCAACAAGTACAAGAGAAAGCACAAGCAAAAAAAGGAGGTGCAAAATGA
- a CDS encoding 2-oxoacid:acceptor oxidoreductase family protein — MRRQLRFTGVGGQGVLLAGEILAEAQIKTGGYGVKAATYTSQVRGGPTKVDILLDEDEILYPYANDGEVEYMLSTAQVSYDQFKGGLKEGAIIVVEPNLVTPNAEDKKKFKIYPIPIITIAKNEVGNVVTQSVVALAVTVTLTQCVDRNLVYDTMISKVPAKVVELNKKAFELGEKYAKDALTKGSL, encoded by the coding sequence ATGAGAAGACAACTCCGCTTTACAGGTGTTGGAGGACAAGGTGTTTTACTAGCAGGTGAAATCCTCGCAGAAGCACAAATTAAAACTGGTGGCTATGGTGTCAAAGCCGCAACTTATACTTCTCAAGTGCGTGGAGGACCAACAAAAGTTGATATTTTGCTAGACGAGGATGAGATTCTTTATCCTTATGCAAATGATGGGGAAGTAGAATATATGCTTTCCACAGCACAGGTAAGCTATGACCAATTCAAAGGTGGCTTAAAAGAGGGCGCGATTATTGTAGTAGAGCCAAATTTAGTAACTCCAAATGCAGAGGATAAGAAGAAATTTAAAATCTATCCGATTCCAATTATTACCATTGCCAAAAATGAAGTAGGCAATGTCGTAACACAATCTGTTGTGGCACTAGCAGTAACCGTAACACTAACGCAATGTGTGGATAGAAATTTAGTTTATGACACAATGATTAGCAAAGTTCCTGCAAAAGTCGTAGAACTCAATAAAAAAGCCTTTGAGCTTGGCGAAAAATACGCTAAAGACGCTTTAACAAAAGGTTCTTTATAA
- a CDS encoding SIMPL domain-containing protein, giving the protein MLKKLVFVGIFWSGLSINAWAEMLIKQDLSVSIEVEAAKYISFINIRESESLRKLKSLSMEDKNIIIKTYNTLNAFLGENSICKGGSFNIEPIYAYKNGTRMQNGFETHYSLNCEFTKEQKKSYDQIIQKIEEEARKNPYLLFALPSIEKVVDEKKLAEIDEQLNMELLELAMQKAKEYSKFSKQKCSVKEINLSPIVQERAMPTMLKASLNAARDEAKSLESVNLPTAKPTQKMARGNVVFSCR; this is encoded by the coding sequence ATGCTAAAGAAGTTGGTTTTTGTTGGTATATTTTGGTCTGGTTTAAGTATAAATGCGTGGGCAGAGATGTTGATTAAGCAGGATTTAAGTGTCAGCATAGAAGTGGAAGCGGCGAAATATATCAGTTTTATAAACATTAGAGAAAGCGAATCTTTGCGGAAACTTAAAAGTTTGAGTATGGAAGATAAAAATATCATCATCAAAACCTATAATACCTTAAATGCTTTTTTGGGAGAGAATAGTATTTGTAAGGGTGGAAGTTTCAATATTGAGCCAATTTACGCATACAAAAACGGCACAAGAATGCAGAATGGGTTTGAAACACATTATAGTTTGAATTGTGAATTTACAAAAGAGCAAAAGAAATCTTATGACCAAATCATTCAAAAAATTGAAGAGGAAGCAAGAAAGAATCCCTATTTGTTGTTTGCTTTGCCAAGTATTGAAAAAGTCGTAGATGAAAAAAAGCTTGCGGAGATAGATGAGCAGTTGAATATGGAGTTATTAGAGCTTGCTATGCAAAAAGCTAAAGAATATTCCAAATTTTCTAAGCAAAAATGCAGTGTTAAGGAGATTAATTTAAGTCCGATAGTGCAAGAGCGTGCAATGCCAACAATGTTAAAAGCTTCTTTAAATGCTGCAAGAGATGAGGCAAAATCACTAGAAAGTGTGAATCTACCAACTGCTAAGCCTACACAAAAGATGGCGCGAGGGAATGTCGTCTTTAGCTGTCGTTAG
- the rplT gene encoding 50S ribosomal protein L20 has product MARVKTGVVRRRRHKKVLKLARGFYSARHKHFRKAKEQLERSLCYAFRDRKQKKRDFRKLWIVRINAACRINAISYSKFMFGLKKAGITLDRKILADIAMNEPVAFAKIVESAKKAL; this is encoded by the coding sequence ATGGCAAGAGTTAAAACAGGAGTTGTGCGAAGACGTCGCCACAAAAAAGTTTTAAAATTAGCGCGTGGATTTTATAGTGCAAGGCATAAGCACTTTAGAAAAGCCAAAGAGCAGTTAGAACGTAGTTTATGTTATGCATTCCGTGATAGAAAGCAAAAGAAAAGAGACTTCAGAAAGCTTTGGATTGTGAGAATCAATGCAGCTTGCAGAATCAATGCGATTAGTTATTCAAAATTTATGTTTGGATTAAAAAAAGCTGGAATCACACTAGATAGGAAAATTTTGGCAGATATTGCAATGAATGAGCCTGTTGCATTTGCAAAAATCGTTGAAAGTGCTAAAAAAGCACTCTAA
- the rpmI gene encoding 50S ribosomal protein L35, with product MPKMKTNRGAAKRFKLKKNLIKRGSAFKSHILTKKRPRKIASLNAPKYVHDANIEQVKKLLCMA from the coding sequence ATGCCAAAGATGAAAACAAATCGTGGTGCAGCTAAGAGATTCAAACTCAAAAAGAATCTTATTAAACGCGGTTCTGCTTTTAAAAGTCATATTTTGACCAAAAAGCGTCCAAGAAAGATTGCAAGTTTGAATGCACCTAAATATGTTCATGATGCCAATATTGAGCAAGTTAAAAAACTGCTTTGTATGGCATAG